One stretch of Indicator indicator isolate 239-I01 chromosome 36, UM_Iind_1.1, whole genome shotgun sequence DNA includes these proteins:
- the SMIM7 gene encoding small integral membrane protein 7 isoform X1, whose product MIGDLLLCGTLLVNAGAVLNFRLRKRNTEGFGEESREPTTGIGSRRAGSGHSQPVSLPLGCLNTYRNGRFRRKLLAKAFSRRQSTITPICVHANYSGAGITGLLNWNLNFYSMMLT is encoded by the exons ATGATCGGGGATCTGCTGCTCTGCGG GACGCTGCTGGTGAACGCCGGTGCCGTGCTCAACTTCAGGCT gaggaagaggaataCGGAGGGATTCGGCGAGGAGTCGAGGGAGCCCACGACCGGTATCGGGAGCCGCAGAGCGGGGTCTGGGCACAGCCAGCCTGTGTCCTTGCCCCTGGGCTGCCTAAATACGTACAGGAACGGGCGTTTTCGAAGGAAATTGTTAGCGAAAGCATTTTCAAGGCGCCAAAGTACAATAACCCCAATTTGTGTACATGCGAATTACTCTGGGGCGGGAATAACTGGTTTACTAAACTGGAACCTAAATTTTTACTCGATGATGTTGACATAG
- the SMIM7 gene encoding small integral membrane protein 7 isoform X2 gives MIGDLLLCGTLLVNAGAVLNFRLRKRNTEGFGEESREPTTGDNIREFLLSLRYFRIFIALWNIFMMFCMIVIFGS, from the exons ATGATCGGGGATCTGCTGCTCTGCGG GACGCTGCTGGTGAACGCCGGTGCCGTGCTCAACTTCAGGCT gaggaagaggaataCGGAGGGATTCGGCGAGGAGTCGAGGGAGCCCACGACCG gTGATAATATCAGGGAGTTCTTGCTGAGTCTCAGATACTTTCGAATCTTCATTGCCTTGTGGAACATCTTCATGATGTTCTGCATGATTGT GATATTTGGATCTTGA